Proteins from a genomic interval of Enterococcus faecium:
- a CDS encoding glycosyltransferase family 2 protein — translation MKVSIVVPCFNEEKTVPLFFDEVEKFKGAHEFEYLFIDDGSKDGTLAAIKKLASAYPYVRFVSFSRNFGKEAALYAGLQASTGDLVTVMDVDLQDPPELLPEMINRITTSDIDCVGTRRSTREGEPAIRSFFAKKFYQLINKISDTEMVDGARDFRLMTRQMVDAVLELTEYNRFSKGLFSWVGFKTEYISYENRERVAGETSWSFWKLFNYSIDGIVNFSDAPLTIASFIGALSCVGSGIAILFIILRALLFGDPTSGWPSMVSIFLFIGGIQLLCLGIIGKYIGKIFLETKQRPVYIIRETEKVKPNELKPHQ, via the coding sequence ATGAAAGTATCAATTGTTGTCCCATGTTTTAATGAAGAAAAAACTGTTCCTCTTTTTTTTGATGAGGTTGAAAAATTCAAAGGTGCCCATGAGTTCGAATATTTGTTTATTGACGACGGATCAAAAGACGGTACGTTAGCAGCAATCAAGAAGCTAGCCTCAGCTTATCCTTATGTCCGCTTTGTCTCATTTTCCAGAAATTTTGGGAAAGAAGCGGCTCTGTACGCTGGATTGCAAGCTTCTACAGGAGATTTAGTGACCGTGATGGATGTTGATCTGCAAGATCCGCCCGAACTGCTTCCTGAGATGATCAACCGGATCACTACTTCTGATATCGATTGTGTCGGCACCCGGCGTTCGACTCGTGAAGGCGAGCCTGCGATACGCAGTTTCTTTGCGAAAAAATTCTACCAGTTGATCAATAAAATCAGCGATACAGAAATGGTCGATGGCGCTCGTGATTTCCGCTTGATGACTCGTCAAATGGTGGATGCCGTCCTAGAATTAACAGAATACAACCGATTTTCAAAAGGATTATTTAGCTGGGTCGGATTTAAAACAGAATATATTTCTTATGAAAACCGCGAACGTGTGGCTGGCGAAACATCTTGGTCCTTCTGGAAATTATTCAACTACTCGATTGATGGTATCGTGAACTTCTCGGATGCACCGTTAACGATTGCTTCATTTATCGGCGCTTTGTCTTGTGTCGGTTCTGGTATTGCAATTTTGTTCATTATTTTGCGGGCATTGTTGTTTGGTGATCCTACATCAGGATGGCCTTCCATGGTCTCGATCTTCCTGTTCATTGGTGGAATCCAATTGTTATGTCTTGGAATCATCGGGAAATATATTGGGAAAATCTTCTTAGAAACGAAACAGCGTCCTGTTTATATCATAAGAGAAACAGAAAAAGTGAAGCCAAATGAATTGAAGCCTCACCAATAA
- a CDS encoding methylated-DNA--[protein]-cysteine S-methyltransferase, translated as MKIHTPIGFLWLDADESGLTAVSFQPISESESANQRILTRTQEQFEEYFAGKRKEFDVPLSIKRGTPFQQNVWKALSTIPYGEIRTYKEVAVAVDSPKAVRAIGQANRTNPLPIVIPCHRVIGQNGKLTGYMGNAIDGVEIKRQLLLLEGYLQN; from the coding sequence ATGAAAATACACACACCTATCGGCTTTTTATGGTTAGATGCAGATGAATCCGGATTGACTGCTGTATCTTTTCAGCCAATTTCAGAAAGCGAATCAGCGAATCAGCGAATTTTAACGCGCACACAAGAACAGTTTGAAGAATATTTTGCGGGAAAAAGAAAAGAATTTGATGTTCCTTTATCTATAAAGAGAGGTACGCCTTTTCAGCAAAATGTCTGGAAAGCTTTGTCGACCATTCCTTATGGAGAAATCCGAACGTATAAAGAAGTAGCCGTTGCTGTTGATAGTCCGAAAGCTGTGCGAGCGATTGGGCAGGCAAATCGAACCAATCCATTGCCAATCGTTATTCCTTGTCATCGAGTGATCGGGCAAAATGGAAAACTGACAGGATATATGGGAAACGCAATAGATGGGGTTGAAATCAAACGCCAATTGTTGTTGTTAGAAGGATATCTGCAAAATTAA
- a CDS encoding YeiH family protein — MKSLSHPIKSVKDSAVREILPGLLLSFAIAAFSRLLAIYLPQLGGATIAILLGILLGNTFFKQPVLAIGTKFAESKLLEFSVFLLGATVTAQTIAQIGVKGIVFVLLQMSVTIIGAYLIGKKLQFSDTSSLMMAGGNAVCGSSAIASIAPSIHAKEEEKGQIITLVNLLGTVMMLTLPFLGLQLFGGNLIEKSALLGGTLQSVGQVVAGASLLDNSVVEFAMLFKILRIMMLVVVVYLFEKFMHKKQPALFETPTDTQKKRKLPLPWYVLGFVIFCLVNSLFSLPVVIDQSAHFISSWFEITALAAIGLRLDFAKFMKEGTRFLSYGLAVGLLQTVMALLFIWLIKV; from the coding sequence ATGAAATCATTGTCACATCCAATAAAATCTGTAAAGGATTCAGCGGTCCGCGAAATCTTACCCGGTTTACTGCTTTCTTTTGCCATCGCTGCCTTCAGCAGGCTTCTTGCTATTTATCTGCCACAGTTAGGTGGAGCGACTATTGCTATTTTATTGGGTATTTTATTAGGAAATACTTTTTTTAAACAGCCTGTTCTAGCAATCGGCACAAAATTTGCTGAAAGCAAACTATTAGAATTCTCTGTTTTTTTACTAGGTGCAACTGTCACAGCTCAAACGATTGCTCAAATTGGTGTAAAAGGAATTGTTTTTGTGTTACTGCAAATGTCAGTCACTATCATCGGTGCTTACTTGATTGGTAAAAAACTGCAATTCAGCGATACTTCTTCTTTGATGATGGCTGGAGGAAACGCTGTTTGTGGTTCTTCTGCTATTGCTTCAATCGCCCCTTCCATCCATGCGAAAGAGGAAGAAAAAGGACAGATCATCACACTAGTCAATCTACTGGGTACTGTGATGATGTTGACTCTCCCTTTTCTTGGATTACAGTTGTTTGGTGGAAATCTCATTGAAAAAAGTGCACTTTTGGGTGGTACACTCCAATCTGTTGGTCAAGTAGTCGCTGGGGCAAGCTTACTTGACAATTCTGTTGTCGAATTCGCCATGCTATTTAAGATTCTACGTATTATGATGCTCGTTGTTGTTGTCTATCTGTTTGAAAAATTCATGCACAAGAAACAACCAGCTCTGTTTGAAACGCCAACTGATACGCAGAAAAAACGAAAATTACCGCTTCCTTGGTATGTATTAGGGTTTGTGATCTTTTGTTTGGTCAACAGCTTGTTTTCTTTACCTGTAGTTATTGACCAATCGGCACATTTTATCAGCAGCTGGTTTGAGATCACTGCTTTAGCGGCAATTGGTCTGCGTTTAGACTTTGCAAAATTCATGAAAGAAGGTACACGCTTCTTATCTTATGGATTAGCTGTCGGGCTTCTCCAAACAGTGATGGCTTTACTATTTATTTGGCTGATCAAAGTTTAG
- a CDS encoding TDT family transporter — MKNFLKIIPIPICGLILGLASLGNLFKDYHHVALGNLTGGISMILMIFIFVKLFILFEHTKQTLHDPIIASVSPTFTMSLMVICTYFVSYESIAPIVKFIWLCAVIFQVILVFYFNYHHVIKADLSIEAIYPSWFIIYVGFGVITVTAGNFFPLIGKIFFWISLICYAFLLPIIIKRVFFVRNMAHPTRPLITIVAAPGSLCLTGYLKNFAEPNFYLVVALFALSQVLYFVVLSMLPRLFKLRFYPSYAAFTFPLVISATAIFTTVHYFNSLGIYSSVLDFLKVAECLFASVVVFYVLAHYVRFLIKEHSKHGKFVSKKIA, encoded by the coding sequence ATGAAGAACTTTTTGAAAATTATTCCGATCCCGATCTGCGGGTTGATCCTTGGGTTAGCTTCCCTTGGAAATCTGTTTAAAGACTATCACCATGTTGCTTTAGGCAATCTAACTGGCGGTATCTCTATGATTCTTATGATATTCATTTTTGTTAAATTGTTTATCTTATTCGAACACACGAAACAAACGTTGCATGATCCAATCATCGCCTCCGTTTCACCAACTTTTACGATGTCACTCATGGTTATTTGTACTTATTTTGTTTCATATGAAAGTATTGCACCAATTGTCAAATTCATTTGGCTGTGCGCTGTTATCTTCCAAGTGATCCTTGTCTTTTATTTCAATTATCACCATGTTATCAAAGCTGATCTTTCAATTGAAGCAATTTATCCAAGCTGGTTTATCATTTACGTTGGATTTGGGGTCATCACTGTAACTGCCGGGAACTTCTTCCCACTTATTGGAAAAATTTTCTTTTGGATTTCATTGATCTGCTATGCGTTTTTATTGCCGATCATCATCAAACGTGTCTTTTTCGTAAGAAATATGGCTCATCCGACACGTCCGCTGATTACGATCGTTGCAGCACCTGGTTCTCTTTGCCTAACAGGTTATCTTAAAAACTTTGCTGAACCTAATTTTTATCTTGTCGTAGCATTGTTCGCTTTATCTCAAGTATTGTATTTCGTTGTGCTGTCTATGCTTCCACGTTTGTTCAAGCTTCGTTTTTATCCAAGCTATGCAGCCTTTACATTCCCGCTTGTTATCTCTGCAACAGCTATATTTACTACTGTTCATTACTTCAACAGTTTAGGTATCTATAGTAGCGTATTGGATTTCTTAAAAGTTGCGGAATGTCTGTTTGCAAGTGTAGTTGTCTTCTACGTTCTTGCTCATTACGTACGTTTCTTAATTAAAGAACATAGCAAACATGGAAAATTTGTTTCTAAAAAAATCGCTTAA
- a CDS encoding LysR family transcriptional regulator, translating into MFKLLTTFRAVYETRNFSRAAEVLFLSQPAVSNQIKQLERELNIDLFQRNGRKEMLPTKQADLLYERTLVLLEEWEETQQKLLNEQNEEEVCRIVASHTFAVYLLPQLMKHLIKRFPKVHFEIEIANSHESLEQVAKHESDFGFIEKPLETSGVQRYSLMEDQLVIAGDPKSKLWLVREANSGVFHYTQRYFEEMNIQDKKMIVKSNDVIVALLKEGIGRSILSKRSVPENVPMTPLNFHRYFYFIQRTNLVSDQLLEIAEEILRYNESTETSHSEENLSW; encoded by the coding sequence ATGTTTAAGTTATTAACGACTTTTCGAGCAGTATATGAAACAAGAAATTTTTCCAGAGCAGCAGAAGTACTGTTTTTATCTCAACCAGCAGTCTCGAATCAAATCAAACAGTTGGAGCGGGAATTGAATATCGATCTTTTTCAACGTAACGGAAGAAAAGAGATGCTTCCAACTAAGCAAGCCGACTTATTATATGAACGGACACTGGTTTTGTTAGAAGAATGGGAAGAAACTCAGCAAAAATTGCTCAATGAACAAAATGAAGAAGAAGTATGTCGGATCGTTGCTTCCCACACCTTTGCTGTCTATCTTTTGCCTCAGTTGATGAAACATCTGATCAAAAGGTTTCCTAAAGTGCATTTTGAGATCGAAATCGCGAATTCTCATGAATCATTAGAACAAGTAGCGAAACATGAATCCGATTTTGGTTTTATCGAAAAGCCATTAGAGACTTCCGGCGTACAAAGATACTCTTTGATGGAAGACCAGCTAGTCATCGCTGGGGACCCAAAAAGCAAATTGTGGCTTGTAAGAGAAGCAAACTCTGGTGTTTTTCATTACACGCAGCGTTATTTTGAAGAGATGAATATCCAAGATAAGAAGATGATCGTGAAAAGTAACGATGTAATTGTTGCGTTGCTGAAGGAAGGAATCGGTCGCTCGATTTTGTCTAAGCGCTCTGTTCCAGAAAATGTGCCAATGACTCCGTTGAATTTCCATCGATATTTTTATTTCATCCAACGAACCAATCTGGTTTCTGATCAGCTGCTAGAGATTGCCGAAGAGATCCTTCGATACAATGAAAGCACAGAAACTTCTCACAGCGAGGAGAATCTCAGCTGGTAG
- a CDS encoding FtsW/RodA/SpoVE family cell cycle protein: MEKKLKASNDNRIDYGVILPVFLLCLIGLLSLYVALSHDPNNPAVLKGVGMQVVWYLVGAAAIVVIMHLNSKWIWKLTPYLYGLGLVVMGLLLKFYDQNLAASTGSKNWFRFGAFTFQPAELMKIAYILMMALIVTKHNTQVKERTMKSDFWLIGKLLIVTIPVLALIMAQDDFGTMLVFLAIFGGIFLMSGISWRIIAPVVILAVVVGAGTIFLVTTEGGRDLLYKVGFKSYQFARIDSWLDPFHDTSGMSYQPAQGLLAIGTGGLFGKGFNVSNIYVPVRESDMIFTVIGENFGFIGGAFVIFLYFILIYRMIRVCFDTNNEFYAYIASGLIMMLLFHVFENIGANIGLLPLTGIPLPFISQGGSSILGNMIGIGLILSMRYQNEAPARSSRR; encoded by the coding sequence ATGGAAAAAAAATTAAAAGCTTCGAACGATAATCGTATTGATTATGGCGTGATTTTACCAGTCTTTCTGTTATGTTTGATTGGTCTGCTCTCATTATATGTAGCACTTAGCCATGATCCGAACAATCCAGCAGTCTTGAAAGGCGTAGGGATGCAAGTTGTCTGGTATTTAGTTGGAGCGGCAGCAATCGTTGTCATCATGCATTTGAATTCCAAATGGATCTGGAAACTGACTCCTTACCTTTATGGTTTGGGGTTAGTGGTAATGGGACTCTTGCTCAAATTCTATGATCAGAATTTAGCTGCTTCAACAGGGTCTAAAAACTGGTTTCGATTCGGTGCGTTTACTTTCCAGCCAGCAGAGTTGATGAAGATTGCGTACATCTTGATGATGGCACTGATCGTAACTAAACATAATACGCAAGTAAAAGAACGGACGATGAAATCGGACTTTTGGCTGATTGGGAAGCTCTTGATCGTGACAATACCGGTTTTAGCATTGATCATGGCCCAAGATGACTTTGGAACGATGCTTGTCTTTCTTGCGATCTTTGGCGGGATTTTCCTGATGTCTGGAATCTCTTGGCGCATCATCGCACCTGTAGTAATCTTGGCAGTAGTCGTTGGAGCAGGAACGATCTTCTTGGTTACGACTGAAGGCGGAAGAGACTTGCTTTATAAAGTTGGATTCAAATCTTATCAGTTTGCACGTATTGATTCATGGCTGGACCCTTTCCATGATACGTCAGGAATGAGTTATCAGCCGGCCCAAGGACTTTTGGCAATTGGTACCGGTGGCTTGTTTGGTAAAGGATTCAACGTAAGCAATATCTATGTGCCTGTTCGTGAGTCCGATATGATTTTTACCGTTATCGGTGAAAACTTCGGCTTTATCGGTGGTGCATTCGTCATTTTCTTGTATTTTATTTTAATCTATCGTATGATTCGGGTGTGTTTCGATACGAATAATGAATTTTACGCCTATATCGCAAGCGGTTTGATCATGATGCTGCTGTTCCATGTCTTTGAGAATATTGGAGCAAATATCGGATTACTTCCTTTAACAGGGATCCCATTGCCTTTCATTAGTCAGGGAGGATCCTCGATTTTAGGGAACATGATCGGTATCGGGTTGATATTATCGATGAGATACCAAAATGAAGCACCTGCAAGATCTTCAAGGAGGTAA
- a CDS encoding arsenate reductase family protein → MYTFYWYPKCSTCKKAKAWLDQHGVSYQTVDMIKEVPKASTIETWLETSQVPIRRLFNTSGMKYRELGLKDQVGEFTASKASQVLSTDGMLIKRPLILREDQLVAIGFNEKIYEGELI, encoded by the coding sequence TTGTACACCTTTTACTGGTACCCGAAATGTTCAACATGCAAAAAAGCCAAAGCGTGGTTAGACCAGCATGGCGTTAGTTATCAAACCGTTGATATGATCAAAGAAGTACCGAAGGCCTCAACGATTGAGACTTGGCTAGAAACGAGTCAAGTACCAATCCGTCGCCTGTTCAACACAAGCGGGATGAAATATCGGGAACTTGGACTGAAAGATCAAGTAGGCGAGTTTACGGCTTCAAAAGCGAGCCAAGTCTTATCGACAGATGGTATGCTGATCAAGCGACCACTGATCTTACGAGAGGACCAGCTTGTTGCAATTGGATTCAATGAAAAAATTTATGAAGGAGAACTGATATAA
- a CDS encoding glycine cleavage system protein H, translating into MAGKHLKKKDNLWILFNGKEYCVGLTNEAQEELGDITFANLPKAGQSLKKDEPLIEVEAEKAVNEFASPLTGTVSSVNDKIGEDINILNDSDEMNAWILSFKDVDPKEFDEL; encoded by the coding sequence ATGGCAGGCAAGCATTTGAAGAAAAAGGACAACCTTTGGATCTTATTTAATGGAAAAGAATACTGTGTTGGTTTGACAAATGAAGCGCAAGAAGAACTTGGAGACATCACGTTTGCCAATCTGCCAAAAGCAGGACAATCGCTAAAAAAAGATGAACCTCTGATCGAAGTTGAAGCGGAAAAAGCGGTCAATGAATTTGCCAGCCCGCTAACGGGTACAGTTTCTTCTGTTAATGATAAAATCGGTGAAGATATCAATATCTTGAATGATTCAGATGAAATGAATGCGTGGATCTTAAGTTTCAAAGATGTTGATCCAAAAGAATTTGACGAATTATAA
- a CDS encoding methionine ABC transporter ATP-binding protein, with the protein MSLIQLTNVKKTFNGKNGNIQAVNDVSLNVEKGDIYGIVGYSGAGKSTLVRLLNGLELPTSGEVIVNDQDITKLKNKELRTFRKKIGMIFQHFNLLWSRTVLENIQLPLELAGVPKSKRKERAEELLRLVGLEGRGQAYPSQLSGGQKQRVGIARALANDPEILLCDEATSALDPQTTEEVLDLLLAINKKLNLTIVLITHEMNVIRKICNKVAVMELGKVVEEGDVLTVFRQPKKEVTKRFVQQDIEPEADSTELLAELIKENPSGRLATLTFSERNANEPVISQAIRRYNIDVNVVYGKIKQVKEGSFGSLTVLMTGETKELDQAEVFIKEQGVGIEVIHRG; encoded by the coding sequence ATGTCATTAATCCAACTAACGAATGTCAAAAAGACATTCAATGGGAAAAACGGAAACATCCAAGCCGTCAATGACGTTTCACTAAACGTTGAAAAAGGGGATATTTATGGAATCGTCGGCTATTCTGGCGCAGGAAAAAGTACATTAGTCCGTCTCCTGAATGGACTTGAGCTTCCCACGAGCGGCGAAGTGATCGTAAACGATCAAGATATTACAAAATTAAAAAACAAAGAATTACGTACATTCCGAAAGAAAATCGGTATGATCTTCCAGCATTTCAACCTGTTATGGTCAAGAACTGTACTTGAAAATATCCAGCTGCCGCTGGAATTAGCTGGCGTACCAAAGAGCAAACGTAAAGAACGGGCAGAAGAACTGTTGCGTTTAGTCGGGTTAGAAGGACGCGGACAAGCATATCCTTCACAACTTTCCGGCGGACAGAAACAACGCGTCGGTATCGCACGAGCATTGGCAAATGATCCTGAGATCCTGCTTTGTGATGAGGCTACTAGCGCATTGGACCCGCAAACAACAGAAGAAGTATTAGACTTATTGTTAGCGATCAATAAGAAATTGAATTTGACCATCGTCTTGATCACACATGAAATGAATGTGATCCGCAAAATCTGCAACAAAGTCGCTGTGATGGAGTTGGGGAAAGTCGTAGAAGAAGGAGACGTATTGACTGTCTTCAGACAACCGAAAAAAGAAGTAACCAAACGCTTTGTACAACAAGACATCGAACCAGAAGCTGATTCGACAGAACTATTAGCTGAACTCATCAAAGAAAATCCAAGCGGCCGTTTGGCAACTTTGACCTTTAGCGAAAGAAATGCCAACGAGCCAGTCATTTCCCAAGCGATTCGACGCTATAACATCGATGTCAACGTTGTGTATGGAAAGATCAAACAAGTGAAAGAAGGTTCCTTTGGTTCATTGACTGTCTTGATGACTGGTGAAACCAAAGAATTAGATCAAGCAGAAGTGTTCATCAAAGAACAAGGAGTAGGAATTGAGGTGATCCATCGTGGATAA
- a CDS encoding methionine ABC transporter permease: protein MDKSFSETYLDFKQINPETMNQAILDTLYMTLISMVLVTIIGLVLGLILYSIGRKNKPYARIIYGIVSIISNIFRSTPFMILMVLIIPFTKAIVGTMLGAQAAIPALVLSAAPFYARLVEIAFREVSPGVLEAADAMGASYWEIIWKVLIPESIPALISGLTVTTISMIGFTAMAGAIGAGGLGGLAWQEGYQRGNLTVTFVATLIILLIVFIVQGIGDFLTKKTDKR from the coding sequence GTGGATAAAAGCTTTTCAGAAACATATCTAGATTTTAAACAAATCAACCCGGAAACGATGAATCAGGCTATCCTTGATACACTATATATGACATTAATCTCAATGGTCTTAGTGACGATCATCGGATTAGTTTTGGGATTGATCCTTTACTCTATTGGACGCAAAAACAAACCGTATGCTCGAATCATTTATGGAATCGTATCGATCATCAGTAATATTTTCCGGTCAACGCCATTTATGATCCTGATGGTTTTGATCATTCCATTTACTAAAGCAATCGTAGGCACTATGCTAGGTGCGCAAGCAGCCATTCCAGCTCTTGTTTTATCCGCAGCACCATTTTATGCCCGTCTAGTAGAGATTGCTTTTCGTGAAGTCAGCCCTGGTGTACTGGAAGCAGCAGATGCAATGGGAGCAAGTTACTGGGAAATCATCTGGAAGGTCTTGATACCTGAAAGTATTCCCGCATTGATTTCTGGATTAACAGTTACAACGATCTCGATGATCGGATTTACTGCGATGGCCGGCGCGATCGGCGCAGGTGGACTTGGAGGTCTTGCTTGGCAGGAAGGCTACCAGCGTGGTAATCTAACAGTGACATTCGTTGCGACTTTAATTATTTTACTAATCGTATTTATCGTTCAAGGAATCGGTGATTTCTTAACTAAGAAAACAGACAAAAGATAA
- a CDS encoding MetQ/NlpA family ABC transporter substrate-binding protein, which yields MKKKIFGFAAALLLTVGLAACGNNSDSKDSANKADDTTLKVGASPTPHAEILEHVKPLLKDEGIDLEIVKFDDYVLPNQSLEEGDIDANYFQHIPYLNKEIKEKGYDFVNAGAVHIEPMGLYSKKVKDVSELKDGATIITSNSESDWGRIITILQDAGLVKVKDGVDLETATFDDIEENPKNLKFNHTIDPSLLASTYQNDEGDLVAINANFAYGAGLNPLEDAVLLEKDNSPYVNIIATRKGDEDSDKIKKLIEVLHRKEVQEWITDKWGGSVKPVKADAK from the coding sequence ATGAAAAAGAAAATTTTTGGATTTGCAGCAGCGCTTTTGCTGACTGTAGGATTAGCAGCATGCGGTAACAACAGCGACAGCAAAGATTCAGCAAATAAAGCAGACGACACGACATTGAAAGTCGGCGCTTCACCGACACCGCACGCAGAGATTTTGGAACATGTGAAACCATTATTGAAAGATGAAGGAATCGATCTTGAAATCGTCAAATTCGATGACTATGTATTACCGAACCAATCTTTGGAAGAAGGCGACATTGATGCCAATTACTTCCAGCATATTCCTTATTTGAACAAAGAAATCAAAGAAAAAGGATATGACTTTGTCAATGCCGGTGCTGTCCACATCGAACCAATGGGCTTGTACTCTAAAAAAGTCAAAGATGTTTCCGAATTAAAAGATGGTGCAACAATCATTACTTCAAATTCTGAATCAGACTGGGGACGCATCATCACAATTCTACAAGATGCTGGCTTAGTCAAAGTCAAAGATGGAGTAGATCTGGAAACAGCAACATTCGATGATATTGAAGAAAACCCTAAGAACTTGAAGTTCAACCATACGATCGACCCATCACTTTTAGCTTCTACGTACCAAAATGATGAAGGTGACCTAGTTGCAATCAACGCAAACTTCGCTTACGGCGCAGGGTTGAATCCATTAGAAGATGCCGTATTGCTTGAAAAGGACAACTCTCCTTACGTGAATATTATTGCGACTCGTAAAGGTGATGAAGACAGTGACAAAATCAAAAAACTGATTGAAGTGCTTCACCGCAAAGAAGTCCAAGAATGGATCACAGACAAATGGGGCGGCTCTGTTAAACCAGTAAAGGCTGATGCAAAATAA
- the sufC gene encoding Fe-S cluster assembly ATPase SufC, whose amino-acid sequence MSVLEIKNLHVSIEEKEILKGVNLTMKTGEIHAIMGPNGTGKSTLSAAIMGNPNYEVTEGEILFDGKNVLDLEVDERARLGLFLAMQYPSEIPGITNAEFMRAAINAKRDENDKISVMAFLKKLDEKMALLNMPEEMAERYLNEGFSGGEKKRNEILQLLMLEPTFAILDEIDSGLDIDALKVVAKGVNEMRGDNFGALIITHYQRLLNYITPDVVHIMMEGRVVMTGNADLAKRLEAEGYAGISKELGIDYKEEEA is encoded by the coding sequence ATGTCTGTCTTAGAAATAAAAAATCTACATGTGTCGATCGAGGAAAAAGAAATCCTTAAAGGCGTAAACCTAACAATGAAAACCGGAGAAATCCATGCCATCATGGGACCTAACGGCACAGGAAAATCTACCTTATCTGCCGCTATCATGGGCAATCCAAACTATGAAGTAACAGAAGGCGAAATTTTGTTTGACGGGAAAAATGTTTTAGACTTGGAAGTAGATGAACGTGCGCGACTTGGCTTATTTTTAGCTATGCAATATCCAAGTGAGATACCAGGTATCACGAATGCGGAATTCATGCGTGCAGCGATCAATGCGAAACGTGATGAAAACGACAAAATTTCTGTTATGGCATTTTTGAAAAAGTTAGATGAAAAAATGGCTTTACTAAATATGCCAGAAGAAATGGCTGAACGTTATCTGAACGAAGGTTTTTCTGGCGGAGAAAAGAAACGGAATGAGATCCTGCAATTGTTGATGTTAGAACCTACATTTGCAATTTTAGACGAAATCGATTCAGGTCTGGATATCGATGCTTTGAAAGTCGTTGCTAAAGGAGTAAATGAAATGCGCGGAGACAATTTCGGTGCATTGATCATCACCCACTATCAACGATTATTGAACTATATCACACCTGATGTCGTTCACATCATGATGGAAGGCCGAGTAGTCATGACAGGGAATGCTGACCTAGCTAAACGTCTGGAAGCAGAAGGCTACGCTGGTATCAGTAAAGAATTAGGAATCGACTATAAAGAAGAAGAAGCGTAA